In Triticum urartu cultivar G1812 chromosome 6, Tu2.1, whole genome shotgun sequence, the following proteins share a genomic window:
- the LOC125514976 gene encoding F-box/LRR-repeat protein At3g03360-like, with amino-acid sequence MEKEAAGEARESHGYARKRARSGGGGGGGSEDFITRLPDDILGITISLLPTKDGGRTPILSRQWRHLWRSAPLNLEVSTRPPGAAGPVPTPSRVPPSAVSQIISQHQGPARRFSFHCRGADDLCAQAESWLHSRALANLEELDIAHASPRLLASVFRSASTTILAAKINGCDFPGEIVPAMNFPNLKKLTLFHTSISEDVLHALLSGCHALESLYMAEVSAAGRLRVSSPTLKTIIFSHSSSEMVEILGPFIAAVSNILLFQGISPVSSANSMRTVKVLALRSSADKLHAVLNILRWFPCLERLHVTFGKHHDMDQQNEPQHDPLHPIECLEAHLKKVVFKPFEGYGKQVEFARFFVLNAKVLDKIEFEAYNHYGIEMVGYEHKLLQVENRASRHARFVFKTISY; translated from the exons ATGGAGAAGGAGGCCGCGGGGGAGGCGCGCGAATCCCATGGGTACGCCCGGAAGCGGGCacggagcggcggcggcggcggcggtggcagcgAGGATTTCATCACCAGACTCCCCGACGACATCCTCGGCATCACCATCTCCCTCCTCCCCACCAAGGACGGTGGCCGCACGCCCATCCTCTCCCGCCAATGGCGCCACCTCTGGCGCTCCGCGCCTCTCAACCTCGAGGTCAGCACCCGACCCCCCGGCGCCGCCGGCCCCGTCCCCACTCCCTCCCGCGTCCCACCCTCCGCTGTCTCCCAGATAATCTCCCAGCACCAGGGCCCCGCGCGCCGGTTCTCCTTCCACTGCCGCGGCGCCGACGACCTCTGCGCCCAGGCGGAGAGCTGGCTTCACTCCCGGGCCCTCGCCAACCTCGAGGAGCTCGACATCGCTCACGCCAGCCCCCGGCTGCTGGCATCAGTGTTCCGCTCCGCATCCACCACCATCCTGGCTGCCAAGATCAACGGTTGTGATTTCCCCGGCGAGATTGTGCCGGCCATGAATTTCCCCAATCTCAAGAAGCTCACCCTGTTTCACACTTCCATCTCGGAGGACGTCTTGCACGCGCTGCTCTCCGGCTGCCATGCCTTGGAGAGCTTATACATGGCCGAAGTTTCTGCTGCTGGTCGCCTCCGTGTTAGCTCGCCGACTCTTAAGACCATTATCTTCAGTCATAGCTCTAGTGAAATGGTGGAGATATTGGGCCCTTTCATAGCCGCCGTCTCCAATATCCTACTCTTCCAG GGAATAAGCCCGGTCAGCTCGGCAAACTCCATGCGCACCGTAAAGGTTTTGGCTCTCAGATCTTCTGCAGATAAGCTGCATGCAGTTCTTAACATTCTCAGGTGGTTTCCCTGTTTGGAGAGGCTCCATGTCACC TTTGGTAAACACCATGATATGGATCAGCAAAATGAGCCTCAGCATGACCCACTACATCCAATCGAATGCCTTGAGGCCCATCTCAAAAAAGTGGTGTTTAAGCCATTCGAGGGCTATGGGAAACAGGTTGAATTTGCCAGGTTCTTTGTATTGAATGCAAAGGTGCTAGACAAAATTGAATTTGAAGCGTATAATCACTACGGCATTGAAATGGTGGGTTATGAGCACAAGCTGCTACAAGTGGAAAACAGAGCCTCTCGACACGCTCGGTTTGTATTCAAGACTATTTCATACTGA